In the genome of Girardinichthys multiradiatus isolate DD_20200921_A chromosome 7, DD_fGirMul_XY1, whole genome shotgun sequence, one region contains:
- the LOC124871460 gene encoding dehydrogenase/reductase SDR family member on chromosome X-like isoform X5 yields MPRQHGKVAIVTGGGRGIGYEVVRHLARLGAHVIIGGRDEQEGLAAIKRICEEYKEAKVEFEKLDLASLQSIQQFAESFKKRNLPLNILVNNAGVMLVPEGRTKDMFEQHFGVNYLGHFLLTWLLLDTLKDSGKSDHVSCVVNVSSSAHSIGTIRLNDLNSCQHYSAHAAYCQSKLGQVLFSSHLHQQMQREGFPVVSCAVDPGMVDTALYQHLCTPLRMAQSLIARLLFRTPEEGAATVLSAALSPAMDGDPAGGYWANGRREMTTLPTFDPQLPLSLWEISLQLLGLQ; encoded by the exons ATGCCCAGACAACATGGCAAGGTTGCCATAGTGACAGGAGGAGGCAGGGGAATCGGCTATGAGGTGGTCCGGCACTTGGCCAGACTGGGAGCACATGTTATTATAG GTGGAAGGGATGAGCAGGAGGGTCTTGCTGCCATCAAAAGGATTTGTGAAGAGTACAAGGAAGCCAAAG TGGAGTTTGAGAAATTGGACCTTGCTTCATTGCAGTCTATCCAACAATTTGCTGAAAGCTTCAAGAAGAGGAACCTGCCACTGAATATTTTGGTAAATAATG CCGGTGTGATGCTGGTTCCTGAAGGCCGAACCAAGGACATGTTTGAGCAGCACTTTGGTGTTAACTACCTTGGCCACTTTCTGTTGACCTGGCTCCTGCTGGATACACTGAAGGATTCTGGGAAGTCTGATCACGTCTCCTGTGTGGTCAATGTTTCGTCATCAGCTCACTCCATCGGAACAATCAGACTGAATGACCTAAATAGTTG cCAACATTATTCAGCTCATGCTGCTTACTGTCAAAGTAAACTGGGCCAGGTGCTGTTCAGTTCCCACCTTCACCAGCAGATGCAGAGAGAAGGTTTTCCAGTGGTTTCATGTGCCGTGGATCCAGGCATGGTGGATACTGCTTTATATCAACATCTCTGCACACCTTTACGTATGGCACAAAGTTTAATTGCTCGGCTACTTTTCAGG ACTCCTGAAGAGGGCGCTGCCACTGTATTGTCAGCTGCTTTGTCACCAGCCATGGATGGGGATCCTGCAGGAGGCTACTGGGCAAACGGGCGAAGGGAGATGACAACCCTGCCTACATTTGACCCCCAGCTACCACTGAGTTTATGGGAAATCAGCCTCCAGTTGCTGGGATTACAATAG
- the LOC124871460 gene encoding dehydrogenase/reductase SDR family member on chromosome X-like isoform X2, producing the protein MWAALRFHLLPAIKLYLLGFKVLLAQLLNKPLKLPVMPRQHGKVAIVTGGGRGIGYEVVRHLARLGAHVIIVEFEKLDLASLQSIQQFAESFKKRNLPLNILVNNAGVMLVPEGRTKDMFEQHFGVNYLGHFLLTWLLLDTLKDSGKSDHVSCVVNVSSSAHSIGTIRLNDLNSCQHYSAHAAYCQSKLGQVLFSSHLHQQMQREGFPVVSCAVDPGMVDTALYQHLCTPLRMAQSLIARLLFRTPEEGAATVLSAALSPAMDGDPAGGYWANGRREMTTLPTFDPQLPLSLWEISLQLLGLQ; encoded by the exons ATGTGGGCTGCTCTTCGGTTTCATCTTCTACCTGCTATCAAGCTTTACCTGCTTGGCTTTAAGGTCCTGCTGGCTCAGCTgctaaacaaacctttaaaactgCCAG TGATGCCCAGACAACATGGCAAGGTTGCCATAGTGACAGGAGGAGGCAGGGGAATCGGCTATGAGGTGGTCCGGCACTTGGCCAGACTGGGAGCACATGTTATTATAG TGGAGTTTGAGAAATTGGACCTTGCTTCATTGCAGTCTATCCAACAATTTGCTGAAAGCTTCAAGAAGAGGAACCTGCCACTGAATATTTTGGTAAATAATG CCGGTGTGATGCTGGTTCCTGAAGGCCGAACCAAGGACATGTTTGAGCAGCACTTTGGTGTTAACTACCTTGGCCACTTTCTGTTGACCTGGCTCCTGCTGGATACACTGAAGGATTCTGGGAAGTCTGATCACGTCTCCTGTGTGGTCAATGTTTCGTCATCAGCTCACTCCATCGGAACAATCAGACTGAATGACCTAAATAGTTG cCAACATTATTCAGCTCATGCTGCTTACTGTCAAAGTAAACTGGGCCAGGTGCTGTTCAGTTCCCACCTTCACCAGCAGATGCAGAGAGAAGGTTTTCCAGTGGTTTCATGTGCCGTGGATCCAGGCATGGTGGATACTGCTTTATATCAACATCTCTGCACACCTTTACGTATGGCACAAAGTTTAATTGCTCGGCTACTTTTCAGG ACTCCTGAAGAGGGCGCTGCCACTGTATTGTCAGCTGCTTTGTCACCAGCCATGGATGGGGATCCTGCAGGAGGCTACTGGGCAAACGGGCGAAGGGAGATGACAACCCTGCCTACATTTGACCCCCAGCTACCACTGAGTTTATGGGAAATCAGCCTCCAGTTGCTGGGATTACAATAG
- the LOC124871460 gene encoding dehydrogenase/reductase SDR family member on chromosome X-like isoform X4 produces MWAALRFHLLPAIKLYLLGFKVLLAQLLNKPLKLPVMPRQHGKVAIVTGGGRGIGYEVVRHLARLGAHVIIGGRDEQEGLAAIKRICEEYKEAKVEFEKLDLASLQSIQQFAESFKKRNLPLNILVNNAGVMLVPEGRTKDMFEQHFGVNYLGHFLLTWLLLDTLKDSGKSDHVSCVVNVSSSAHSIGTIRLNDLNSCQHYSAHAAYCQSKLGQVLFSSHLHQQMQREGFPVVSCAVDPGMTPEEGAATVLSAALSPAMDGDPAGGYWANGRREMTTLPTFDPQLPLSLWEISLQLLGLQ; encoded by the exons ATGTGGGCTGCTCTTCGGTTTCATCTTCTACCTGCTATCAAGCTTTACCTGCTTGGCTTTAAGGTCCTGCTGGCTCAGCTgctaaacaaacctttaaaactgCCAG TGATGCCCAGACAACATGGCAAGGTTGCCATAGTGACAGGAGGAGGCAGGGGAATCGGCTATGAGGTGGTCCGGCACTTGGCCAGACTGGGAGCACATGTTATTATAG GTGGAAGGGATGAGCAGGAGGGTCTTGCTGCCATCAAAAGGATTTGTGAAGAGTACAAGGAAGCCAAAG TGGAGTTTGAGAAATTGGACCTTGCTTCATTGCAGTCTATCCAACAATTTGCTGAAAGCTTCAAGAAGAGGAACCTGCCACTGAATATTTTGGTAAATAATG CCGGTGTGATGCTGGTTCCTGAAGGCCGAACCAAGGACATGTTTGAGCAGCACTTTGGTGTTAACTACCTTGGCCACTTTCTGTTGACCTGGCTCCTGCTGGATACACTGAAGGATTCTGGGAAGTCTGATCACGTCTCCTGTGTGGTCAATGTTTCGTCATCAGCTCACTCCATCGGAACAATCAGACTGAATGACCTAAATAGTTG cCAACATTATTCAGCTCATGCTGCTTACTGTCAAAGTAAACTGGGCCAGGTGCTGTTCAGTTCCCACCTTCACCAGCAGATGCAGAGAGAAGGTTTTCCAGTGGTTTCATGTGCCGTGGATCCAGGCATG ACTCCTGAAGAGGGCGCTGCCACTGTATTGTCAGCTGCTTTGTCACCAGCCATGGATGGGGATCCTGCAGGAGGCTACTGGGCAAACGGGCGAAGGGAGATGACAACCCTGCCTACATTTGACCCCCAGCTACCACTGAGTTTATGGGAAATCAGCCTCCAGTTGCTGGGATTACAATAG
- the LOC124871460 gene encoding dehydrogenase/reductase SDR family member on chromosome X-like isoform X1: MWAALRFHLLPAIKLYLLGFKVLLAQLLNKPLKLPVMPRQHGKVAIVTGGGRGIGYEVVRHLARLGAHVIIGGRDEQEGLAAIKRICEEYKEAKVEFEKLDLASLQSIQQFAESFKKRNLPLNILVNNAGVMLVPEGRTKDMFEQHFGVNYLGHFLLTWLLLDTLKDSGKSDHVSCVVNVSSSAHSIGTIRLNDLNSCQHYSAHAAYCQSKLGQVLFSSHLHQQMQREGFPVVSCAVDPGMVDTALYQHLCTPLRMAQSLIARLLFRTPEEGAATVLSAALSPAMDGDPAGGYWANGRREMTTLPTFDPQLPLSLWEISLQLLGLQ; this comes from the exons ATGTGGGCTGCTCTTCGGTTTCATCTTCTACCTGCTATCAAGCTTTACCTGCTTGGCTTTAAGGTCCTGCTGGCTCAGCTgctaaacaaacctttaaaactgCCAG TGATGCCCAGACAACATGGCAAGGTTGCCATAGTGACAGGAGGAGGCAGGGGAATCGGCTATGAGGTGGTCCGGCACTTGGCCAGACTGGGAGCACATGTTATTATAG GTGGAAGGGATGAGCAGGAGGGTCTTGCTGCCATCAAAAGGATTTGTGAAGAGTACAAGGAAGCCAAAG TGGAGTTTGAGAAATTGGACCTTGCTTCATTGCAGTCTATCCAACAATTTGCTGAAAGCTTCAAGAAGAGGAACCTGCCACTGAATATTTTGGTAAATAATG CCGGTGTGATGCTGGTTCCTGAAGGCCGAACCAAGGACATGTTTGAGCAGCACTTTGGTGTTAACTACCTTGGCCACTTTCTGTTGACCTGGCTCCTGCTGGATACACTGAAGGATTCTGGGAAGTCTGATCACGTCTCCTGTGTGGTCAATGTTTCGTCATCAGCTCACTCCATCGGAACAATCAGACTGAATGACCTAAATAGTTG cCAACATTATTCAGCTCATGCTGCTTACTGTCAAAGTAAACTGGGCCAGGTGCTGTTCAGTTCCCACCTTCACCAGCAGATGCAGAGAGAAGGTTTTCCAGTGGTTTCATGTGCCGTGGATCCAGGCATGGTGGATACTGCTTTATATCAACATCTCTGCACACCTTTACGTATGGCACAAAGTTTAATTGCTCGGCTACTTTTCAGG ACTCCTGAAGAGGGCGCTGCCACTGTATTGTCAGCTGCTTTGTCACCAGCCATGGATGGGGATCCTGCAGGAGGCTACTGGGCAAACGGGCGAAGGGAGATGACAACCCTGCCTACATTTGACCCCCAGCTACCACTGAGTTTATGGGAAATCAGCCTCCAGTTGCTGGGATTACAATAG
- the LOC124871460 gene encoding dehydrogenase/reductase SDR family member on chromosome X-like isoform X3: protein MQELPGSLKPVMPRQHGKVAIVTGGGRGIGYEVVRHLARLGAHVIIGGRDEQEGLAAIKRICEEYKEAKVEFEKLDLASLQSIQQFAESFKKRNLPLNILVNNAGVMLVPEGRTKDMFEQHFGVNYLGHFLLTWLLLDTLKDSGKSDHVSCVVNVSSSAHSIGTIRLNDLNSCQHYSAHAAYCQSKLGQVLFSSHLHQQMQREGFPVVSCAVDPGMVDTALYQHLCTPLRMAQSLIARLLFRTPEEGAATVLSAALSPAMDGDPAGGYWANGRREMTTLPTFDPQLPLSLWEISLQLLGLQ, encoded by the exons ATGCAGGAGTTACCCGGCTCATTAAAACCTG TGATGCCCAGACAACATGGCAAGGTTGCCATAGTGACAGGAGGAGGCAGGGGAATCGGCTATGAGGTGGTCCGGCACTTGGCCAGACTGGGAGCACATGTTATTATAG GTGGAAGGGATGAGCAGGAGGGTCTTGCTGCCATCAAAAGGATTTGTGAAGAGTACAAGGAAGCCAAAG TGGAGTTTGAGAAATTGGACCTTGCTTCATTGCAGTCTATCCAACAATTTGCTGAAAGCTTCAAGAAGAGGAACCTGCCACTGAATATTTTGGTAAATAATG CCGGTGTGATGCTGGTTCCTGAAGGCCGAACCAAGGACATGTTTGAGCAGCACTTTGGTGTTAACTACCTTGGCCACTTTCTGTTGACCTGGCTCCTGCTGGATACACTGAAGGATTCTGGGAAGTCTGATCACGTCTCCTGTGTGGTCAATGTTTCGTCATCAGCTCACTCCATCGGAACAATCAGACTGAATGACCTAAATAGTTG cCAACATTATTCAGCTCATGCTGCTTACTGTCAAAGTAAACTGGGCCAGGTGCTGTTCAGTTCCCACCTTCACCAGCAGATGCAGAGAGAAGGTTTTCCAGTGGTTTCATGTGCCGTGGATCCAGGCATGGTGGATACTGCTTTATATCAACATCTCTGCACACCTTTACGTATGGCACAAAGTTTAATTGCTCGGCTACTTTTCAGG ACTCCTGAAGAGGGCGCTGCCACTGTATTGTCAGCTGCTTTGTCACCAGCCATGGATGGGGATCCTGCAGGAGGCTACTGGGCAAACGGGCGAAGGGAGATGACAACCCTGCCTACATTTGACCCCCAGCTACCACTGAGTTTATGGGAAATCAGCCTCCAGTTGCTGGGATTACAATAG